CCGCCAGGAGCCGCTCGCCTTCTGCGGCACGCCGCTCCTCGGCGTCTGCGACGACTCGGTCGACAAGCACACGGTCGTCGCCTTCCCGCGGGCGTCCGGTCCGCGCAACGACCTCGTGCTGACCCTGCTCGACCGGGTGCAGTGCCGCAACGTCGACCCCGTCACCGGCGCGGTCACGCGCACGCGCCTCGCGCTGTCGATGCACACCATGCGCGGCGAGCGCGGTGACTACCTCGCCGCGGCGATCCGCAGGAAGTACGTCCAGGGCTGCGACGTGCGGGTCAGCTACGGCCTCATCGGCTACCACACCAAGGGCGTCCTCGGCGCGCCCACCGCCCGCGGCCGGATCCCGCTGCGCTCGACGGGCCTCGACTTCGACACCGAGGACAACTTCGACCTCAACAACGACGGCATCGACGACCTGATCCTCGACTACTACAGCCACCAGAAGTACCTCGTCGTCCAGGGCACCTACAACGGCGTCCCGAACACCTCGATGGTGCTCACCGGCTCGGTGAACTGGTCCAGCCTCAGCAGCGCCAACGACGAGGTCTGGTTCACCGTGCGCGGCGCGGTCGTGGCGAAGAAGTACCTCGGCAACTTCGACTACCAGTGGAACAACACCCGCAACTCGCGCAACGCCTACACGACGTCGTACGCCAACTTCCGCGTACGCCGCACGGTCGTCGACGCGGACGGCACGAAGCGCCGGGTCTGGGTCACCGAGCGCCGTCCGGTCACCACGATCGAGCGCGACCCCTACCGCAAGGGTCCCTACTGGGAGGACGACTGAGCCGCGCCGTCAGGCGGCCGGTGCTGGCTCGGTCAGGTCCGCGCGCAGCTGGCGCAGCACGCGCGCCAGGATCCGTGAGATCTGCGCCTGCGTGAGCCCCAGGAGGTCGGCGATCTCTGCCTGGGTGCGCTCGTCGACGAAGCGCCAGTGCAGGATCCGGCGCTCACGCTCCGGAAGGCCGGCGATCGCCGTGTCGAGCACCAGCCTCGCCTCGACGGACGTGAGACCCGGGTCGTGCCACCCGATCAGGCTCGCGATCGTGTCGTCCCCGTCGCCGGCGGTGGTGTCGATCGAGGTCGGCCGGAAGCACCCGTCCGCCGAGAGCGCCTCGACCACGTCGTCGAGGTCTGCCCCGAGGTGTGCGGCGATCTCCGAGGGCTGCGGCGAGCGGCCCAGGGCTGCCAGCAGGTCCTGCTCCGCGGTGGCGATGCGCGCCTGCAGCTCCTGGAGCCGTCGGGGCACCCGGATCATCCAGCCCGCGTCGCGGAAGTGGCGGCGCAGCTCGCCCCGGATCGTCGGGGCGGCGTAGGCCATGAAGTCGTGCCCGGCCGTAGGGTCGAAGCGCTGGGCGGCCTTGGTGAGCCCGACGAGCGCGACCTGCTCGAGGTCGTCGAGGTCGATGCCGCGGTTGCGGTAGCGCGCTGCCATCGAGCGGGCCACGGCGACGTTGGCCTCGATCAGCTCGTGGACCAGGCGCCGACGTTCGATGGCGGTGGTGGCCGATCGCATGAGGTCGACGGCAGCTGCTGTACGACGGGCCGGGGAGGCGTCCGTGCCGGGGTCGGCAGGGGAGTGGTGCTCGACGTGCTGGGGGACGATCGCAAAGGTGGTCACGAGATCTCCTTGACGGTCATGCTGTCGCTGGTCGTTGCCCTCGTGGGGCGTGCTCCGAGTGTGGCGAGGGCGCTGCGTGGCCGACAGCCGAAAAACGAAACGTTGGACAGGGGCTGGACAGCCGGTCCGCCAGCAGCCCGTCCCCAGCGGTCAGTCCGCGAGCGGAGGTCCGGCCACCGACCGCGCTGCGGCGATCACCGCCAGCGCCTCCCACACGTCGCGGTCCAGCGTTCCCACGCGCGCAGGTGGCGGCGTACGCCGGAGACCCCGCCCGCGCGCCGCCTTGGTACGCCAACATCGACTCGGTGCGCGGGCGGACGCCGCCGCCGGTGGCGAGGTGGTCGAGCTCGTGCCCGGCGAGCGGCTCGTGATGCGCACGACCGACGGGCCGTTCGGTCGCCGGTCAGTGACGATCCCTCACGACGAAGTGCACCCGGCCGTTCCTGGTGACCGCGTCGAGCAGGCGGCCGCGGACCCGCGGCACCGCGGGCCCGTCGAGGAAGACCCGTGCCCCGTCCCGCTCGACCACCTCGTCACCGCGTGCCGGCCCGGCCGCCGCCGCGACGCCCAGCGCGTGCTCTCCGGGGCCCTGCGAGGCGATCCGGAGTCCTGACGTCGCGCCGATGCGGGGGTGGGCGG
This sequence is a window from Nocardioides sp. S5. Protein-coding genes within it:
- a CDS encoding phospholipase D-like domain-containing protein; its protein translation is MSKLSMLVGSICLALTASLGAVAPGVAASSASQGVGAVQADRAEQAKPQKSRRWRAPSGPFFNDPHLAEGHFRIERKVIDTINRTPKGSTIRIAIYSLDRVPVAQALAAAHRRGVQVQMLLNDHWETAAMKVLRAEIGKDRSRNSFIYKCRKSCRGAASDFNNLHSKFYLFSQAGRSEDVIAVGSANMTRNAAVHQWNDLYFTEGDHELFRQFVGLFKDMSKDHDTRQEPLAFCGTPLLGVCDDSVDKHTVVAFPRASGPRNDLVLTLLDRVQCRNVDPVTGAVTRTRLALSMHTMRGERGDYLAAAIRRKYVQGCDVRVSYGLIGYHTKGVLGAPTARGRIPLRSTGLDFDTEDNFDLNNDGIDDLILDYYSHQKYLVVQGTYNGVPNTSMVLTGSVNWSSLSSANDEVWFTVRGAVVAKKYLGNFDYQWNNTRNSRNAYTTSYANFRVRRTVVDADGTKRRVWVTERRPVTTIERDPYRKGPYWEDD
- a CDS encoding SigB/SigF/SigG family RNA polymerase sigma factor, which codes for MTTFAIVPQHVEHHSPADPGTDASPARRTAAAVDLMRSATTAIERRRLVHELIEANVAVARSMAARYRNRGIDLDDLEQVALVGLTKAAQRFDPTAGHDFMAYAAPTIRGELRRHFRDAGWMIRVPRRLQELQARIATAEQDLLAALGRSPQPSEIAAHLGADLDDVVEALSADGCFRPTSIDTTAGDGDDTIASLIGWHDPGLTSVEARLVLDTAIAGLPERERRILHWRFVDERTQAEIADLLGLTQAQISRILARVLRQLRADLTEPAPAA
- a CDS encoding Fe-S cluster assembly protein HesB, encoding MFTMTANAREVVRRVTAHPRIGATSGLRIASQGPGEHALGVAAAAGPARGDEVVERDGARVFLDGPAVPRVRGRLLDAVTRNGRVHFVVRDRH